A DNA window from Mucilaginibacter xinganensis contains the following coding sequences:
- a CDS encoding Gfo/Idh/MocA family protein, which translates to MASSNKFSRRSFIRTGSLGIGALALGPALSAFALSPLKAKKKLGIALVGLGSYSSGQLGPALQHTKDCYLAGIVTGTPSKAVDWAKKYNIPKKNIYNYQNFHEIANNPDIDIVYIVLPVFMHKEYTIKAAQAGKHVICEKPMALNAKDCDEMISACKKADRLLSIGYRLHFEPHNMEIMRLGQQKVMGEVKHIDTGNGFTYNGDPNAWRLKKALAGGGGLMDMGIYSIQGSRYTLGQEPVAVKATQQKLRPDFFKEVDETVFWELEFPGGLRTTGKSSYNNDWSYLKVEADMGNFGLGPAYGYGSIEGSVNGAPMKYPQIVQQAAQMDDFAQCVQLNKPSRVPGEEGLKDMKVVDAIYKSLDSGKWEKIG; encoded by the coding sequence ATGGCATCATCAAATAAATTTTCGCGGCGCAGTTTTATCCGTACAGGTTCGTTGGGCATTGGGGCATTAGCACTGGGGCCCGCCTTATCTGCATTTGCTTTATCCCCGCTTAAAGCAAAAAAGAAACTTGGGATTGCTTTGGTTGGTTTAGGTTCCTATAGCAGCGGACAGCTTGGTCCGGCGCTGCAGCATACTAAAGATTGTTACCTGGCCGGGATCGTAACGGGCACACCGTCAAAGGCAGTTGATTGGGCCAAAAAGTATAACATCCCTAAAAAAAATATCTATAACTATCAAAACTTCCACGAGATAGCCAATAATCCTGATATTGATATTGTGTACATAGTGCTGCCGGTGTTTATGCACAAAGAATACACTATAAAAGCGGCGCAGGCAGGAAAGCACGTAATTTGTGAAAAGCCAATGGCCCTCAATGCTAAAGACTGCGACGAGATGATTTCAGCCTGCAAAAAAGCTGACAGGTTGCTTTCCATTGGTTACCGTCTGCACTTTGAACCTCATAATATGGAGATCATGCGGCTCGGACAGCAAAAAGTGATGGGGGAAGTTAAGCATATTGATACCGGGAACGGTTTTACCTACAATGGCGACCCTAACGCCTGGCGATTGAAAAAAGCACTTGCAGGCGGCGGCGGCTTAATGGATATGGGCATTTATAGCATCCAGGGATCGCGCTATACGCTGGGGCAGGAGCCGGTGGCAGTGAAGGCAACCCAGCAAAAGTTACGCCCCGATTTTTTTAAGGAAGTGGATGAAACTGTGTTTTGGGAGCTGGAATTTCCGGGTGGCTTGAGAACTACAGGGAAATCAAGTTATAATAATGATTGGAGCTATCTGAAGGTTGAGGCTGACATGGGGAATTTTGGACTTGGTCCCGCTTATGGTTATGGCAGTATTGAAGGCAGTGTGAACGGAGCACCCATGAAATATCCGCAAATTGTACAGCAGGCAGCCCAGATGGACGACTTTGCCCAATGTGTACAACTTAACAAACCGAGTCGCGTACCGGGCGAAGAAGGCCTGAAAGATATGAAAGTAGTTGATGCCATTTATAAGAGTTTGGACTCGGGGAAATGGGAGAAGATTGGCTGA
- a CDS encoding HAD family hydrolase gives MSASLKNQFDSIIFDLDGTLWDSTGNVALAWQAAINEVDYIDELMTVERVRSITGMTYDSIFDKLFPNLTPSQRAEVQTLCGKHELEILHQKGGELYQGLDETLNQLSKKYKLFIVSNCQSGYIEVFFKISQMEHYFIGHQCFGTKGNPKAENIKDIVTDHNLKAPVYVGDTMGDYDSATKAGVPFIFADYGFGKVENGQVATISNFTGLLEML, from the coding sequence ATGAGCGCATCATTAAAAAACCAATTCGACAGTATAATATTTGATCTTGATGGTACCCTTTGGGATAGCACCGGGAATGTTGCCCTTGCCTGGCAGGCGGCAATAAATGAAGTTGATTATATTGATGAGCTGATGACGGTAGAAAGGGTGCGTTCCATAACCGGGATGACGTACGATTCGATATTTGACAAGTTGTTTCCCAACTTAACGCCTTCACAGCGGGCAGAAGTACAGACACTATGCGGCAAACACGAACTTGAAATTTTACATCAAAAGGGTGGTGAGCTGTATCAAGGCCTGGATGAAACTTTAAACCAGCTGTCAAAAAAATACAAGCTGTTTATAGTAAGCAATTGCCAAAGCGGTTACATTGAGGTGTTTTTTAAGATAAGCCAAATGGAGCATTATTTTATAGGGCACCAGTGCTTTGGCACAAAAGGAAACCCCAAGGCCGAAAATATTAAAGATATTGTGACAGACCACAACCTTAAAGCACCTGTTTATGTTGGGGATACGATGGGCGACTATGACTCGGCTACAAAAGCAGGTGTGCCGTTTATTTTTGCTGATTATGGTTTTGGCAAGGTTGAAAATGGTCAGGTAGCAACGATTAGTAATTTTACCGGCTTACTGGAAATGTTGTAG
- a CDS encoding DUF3784 domain-containing protein, which produces MGEFTVFSIVGLIIIFLSYLIKYKKQAHLISGYNEDEVIDKDGFCNWIGGVLMWPGISAIVAGALLWKFPTMEMTIVLAFALITIVTTIFAVTGGKKYKKKAEVFEP; this is translated from the coding sequence ATGGGCGAGTTTACAGTATTCAGCATTGTAGGGCTTATCATCATATTTTTAAGCTACCTTATTAAATATAAAAAACAGGCACACCTTATATCAGGCTATAATGAAGATGAAGTTATTGATAAAGATGGCTTTTGCAATTGGATTGGCGGGGTTTTGATGTGGCCCGGCATATCTGCAATTGTTGCAGGTGCTCTGCTGTGGAAGTTTCCAACTATGGAAATGACTATTGTACTTGCTTTTGCTTTAATTACAATTGTAACAACAATATTTGCAGTAACTGGCGGAAAAAAGTATAAAAAAAAGGCTGAGGTTTTTGAACCATGA
- a CDS encoding ABC transporter ATP-binding protein, translated as MTTRPPKNIRTEPLTLKDRLAALNNLPAFFKLVWQTSPTFTITNSLLRIIRSAMPVALLYVGKLIIDNVIVLSHQHHADTGHLWQLVGLEFGLAILTDGLSRAITLVDALLGDLFSNHTSVKIMAHAATLDLDQFEDSVFYDKLERARQQTIGRTLLLSQVMTQVQDLITMGFLAAGLMAFNPWLIILLLIAIIPAFLGESYFNDQSYALTRGQTPERRELDYVRYLGASDETAKEVKIFDLSGFIIDRFKQLSGKFYLDNKRLSIKRSLWGTFFAMMGSIGYYAAYVVIIIKAVEGSVTIGMLAFLAGSFRQLRSLLEGILSRFTAVSQGAIYLRDFFEFFEIRPKIKAAVNPLPFPEAIQQGFVFENVGFRYANSDRWANRHLSFTLHPGEKLALVGENGAGKTTLVKLLARLYDPTEGRILLDGHDLRDYDLTDLRMNVGIIFQDYLRYQMTFAQNIAVGNINEKENRPLIEAAAKQSLADMLAAKLPGAYDQQLGKRFAEGVELSGGEWQKVALARAYMRNAQLLILDEPTSALDARAEYAVFERFAELTKGKSAVLISHRFSTVRMADRILVLEKGELIEIGSHAELLVKDGRYAELFNLQAMGYR; from the coding sequence TTGACTACCCGCCCGCCAAAAAATATACGTACAGAGCCATTAACTTTAAAAGACAGACTGGCAGCACTTAACAACCTGCCCGCATTTTTTAAATTAGTGTGGCAAACCAGCCCAACATTTACTATCACCAATTCGCTGTTGCGTATAATCCGCTCGGCAATGCCTGTGGCGCTGCTGTATGTCGGAAAGCTTATTATTGACAATGTTATTGTATTAAGCCACCAGCACCATGCCGATACGGGGCATTTGTGGCAATTGGTGGGGCTTGAATTTGGGCTTGCCATTTTAACCGACGGACTAAGCCGGGCCATTACCCTGGTTGATGCCCTGCTTGGCGATCTGTTCAGCAACCATACTTCAGTAAAAATAATGGCGCATGCCGCCACGCTGGACCTTGATCAATTTGAAGATTCTGTATTTTATGACAAACTTGAACGGGCCCGCCAGCAAACCATAGGGCGCACCTTGCTCTTATCGCAGGTAATGACTCAGGTGCAGGACCTGATTACCATGGGTTTCCTGGCCGCGGGATTAATGGCCTTTAATCCGTGGCTAATTATTTTACTGCTGATCGCTATTATCCCAGCTTTTTTAGGCGAATCGTACTTTAATGATCAAAGCTATGCGCTTACCCGGGGCCAAACACCCGAACGCCGCGAGCTTGACTACGTACGCTACCTCGGCGCCAGTGATGAAACAGCTAAAGAAGTAAAGATCTTCGATCTTTCGGGTTTTATAATTGATCGGTTCAAACAGCTTTCGGGTAAGTTTTATCTCGACAACAAGCGACTATCGATAAAACGATCATTATGGGGTACCTTTTTCGCCATGATGGGCAGCATCGGGTACTATGCTGCTTATGTGGTTATTATTATAAAAGCAGTTGAAGGCAGCGTCACTATAGGTATGCTGGCTTTCCTCGCAGGATCGTTCCGGCAGTTAAGAAGCCTGCTCGAAGGAATCCTGAGCCGGTTTACCGCCGTATCGCAGGGCGCTATTTACCTGCGTGATTTTTTTGAGTTCTTTGAGATCAGGCCTAAAATAAAAGCCGCTGTAAATCCGCTGCCTTTTCCGGAAGCTATTCAGCAAGGATTTGTTTTTGAAAACGTGGGCTTCAGGTATGCCAACTCTGACCGATGGGCAAACCGTCATTTAAGCTTTACCTTACACCCCGGCGAAAAACTTGCATTGGTTGGCGAAAATGGCGCCGGCAAAACAACGCTTGTAAAACTGCTTGCCAGGCTTTACGACCCGACCGAGGGAAGAATTTTATTGGATGGCCATGATTTGCGTGATTATGATCTTACCGATCTGCGGATGAATGTGGGCATAATTTTCCAGGACTATTTACGCTACCAGATGACATTTGCTCAAAACATAGCCGTTGGCAACATCAACGAAAAGGAAAACCGCCCGTTAATTGAAGCGGCAGCCAAACAAAGCCTGGCTGATATGCTCGCTGCAAAACTGCCCGGCGCTTATGACCAGCAACTGGGTAAACGCTTTGCCGAAGGTGTTGAACTTTCAGGCGGCGAATGGCAAAAGGTAGCACTTGCGCGCGCTTACATGCGTAATGCACAATTATTAATATTGGACGAGCCCACATCCGCACTGGATGCCAGGGCTGAATATGCCGTTTTTGAACGCTTTGCCGAACTTACCAAGGGCAAATCGGCAGTGCTTATTTCTCACCGCTTTAGTACAGTACGAATGGCTGACCGGATATTGGTGCTTGAAAAAGGGGAACTTATTGAGATTGGCAGCCATGCCGAACTGCTGGTTAAGGATGGTCGCTATGCCGAATTATTTAACCTGCAGGCAATGGGATACCGGTAA
- a CDS encoding chorismate mutase, which yields MKNLKSVLLTIAVSLLACMAHAQLKPINTSAEFNAARVKIDSLDNQIIKTLGERERIVREIGTYKAKNHIAPLQAARFKQVVDKAKEAGKKEGLSPEFIEELMNAIHTESLKLEGDPAAVHNE from the coding sequence ATGAAAAACCTTAAAAGTGTTTTATTAACAATAGCTGTTAGCCTGCTGGCCTGCATGGCACATGCGCAATTAAAACCTATAAATACCAGCGCAGAATTTAATGCGGCAAGAGTAAAAATTGATTCGCTTGATAACCAGATAATAAAAACACTGGGCGAACGTGAAAGAATTGTGCGGGAAATAGGCACTTACAAAGCAAAAAATCATATTGCGCCGTTACAGGCTGCCCGGTTTAAGCAGGTGGTTGACAAAGCAAAGGAGGCCGGTAAAAAAGAAGGCTTGTCGCCGGAGTTTATTGAAGAGCTGATGAATGCCATACATACTGAAAGCCTGAAACTGGAAGGCGACCCGGCAGCTGTACACAATGAATAA
- a CDS encoding alpha-galactosidase has product MRKLKAILLTVTLLVTSTARAQELPVWNEATHPAARQDWLVNPITTKAGIYKSANGKDIVLYNGLVKRIFRTTPNLACTDYTNLTTGRQLLRAVSEEARLTINGKKYNIGGLKGQLEKAYLLPEWVDNFTAGPQDFRYVSFEIAPIKPQLAYKSTNWTLGSRYGSGKTISFLFKAAAPELAGIEVKVTYEIYDGIPLIVKSLQVENKGGTSIKLNQVVNEVLGMVEEDSAVDGSFESMKKPQGIYFETNYAFNNAMRYPQSDQTSHWKTDSSYTSQVHYSFKTPVLFENYEEKAPGIILAPGENFKSIRTHELLMSSYDREARGMAVRRMYSAVAPWTLENPIFMHLVSKTDTEVRTAIDQCAATGYEALILSFGSHLNIEDTTAANVKRWKEIAAYAHSRHIKIGCYSLFSSRSINPETDVIDPKTNKPGGAYFGNAPCFGSKWGLWYRDNIEHFFEVTSFDIFENDGPYPGDVCASTTHPGHKGADDSQWRQMEIQKGLYHWLKQHGVYINAPDWYFLDGSNKIALGYREVNFSLPRAQQKIINRQNIFDGTWDKSPSMGWGFVPLTQYQGGGAAATLEPLADHLKDYEQLMMQYYGAGIQACYRGPRLYDTEITKQLVIKTINWYKKHRKILNSDIIHLRRADGRDWDGILHVNPALTTKGLMMLYNPTKETITRTVKIPLYYTSLTSLAKVQQKDGAVTTYRLNRDYTIDIKFTIAPEDYTWFTFE; this is encoded by the coding sequence ATGAGGAAACTTAAAGCAATACTATTAACCGTTACCTTACTGGTAACCAGTACCGCCCGCGCACAGGAACTGCCGGTATGGAACGAGGCTACACATCCGGCAGCAAGGCAAGATTGGCTGGTAAACCCCATTACTACAAAAGCAGGGATTTATAAAAGTGCCAACGGCAAAGATATCGTACTATACAATGGCCTTGTAAAACGAATTTTCAGGACGACGCCTAATCTTGCCTGCACCGATTATACCAACCTCACCACGGGCAGACAATTGTTAAGAGCGGTAAGCGAAGAAGCACGGCTCACTATAAACGGCAAAAAATATAATATCGGCGGATTAAAAGGACAACTGGAAAAAGCCTACTTATTACCGGAATGGGTGGACAACTTTACCGCAGGACCACAGGATTTCAGATATGTGTCATTTGAAATAGCGCCCATAAAACCGCAGCTTGCATATAAAAGCACCAATTGGACTTTAGGGTCCAGATACGGCAGCGGAAAAACCATTTCATTTTTATTTAAGGCAGCCGCACCAGAACTGGCCGGTATTGAAGTAAAGGTGACCTACGAGATCTACGACGGGATTCCACTTATTGTGAAATCATTGCAAGTTGAAAATAAAGGCGGCACCTCAATTAAACTTAACCAGGTAGTTAACGAAGTGCTTGGCATGGTAGAAGAGGATAGTGCCGTTGATGGCAGCTTTGAGTCGATGAAAAAGCCGCAGGGCATTTATTTTGAAACCAACTACGCATTTAACAACGCCATGCGTTATCCGCAGAGCGACCAAACATCGCATTGGAAAACAGACTCAAGTTATACATCGCAGGTGCATTACAGCTTTAAAACACCCGTACTATTTGAGAACTATGAAGAAAAAGCACCGGGAATAATCCTGGCACCAGGCGAAAATTTCAAATCTATACGCACCCATGAATTGTTGATGAGCAGTTATGACCGTGAAGCAAGAGGAATGGCGGTAAGGCGGATGTACAGCGCAGTAGCACCGTGGACGTTGGAGAACCCCATATTTATGCACCTGGTAAGCAAAACTGATACAGAAGTGCGCACCGCAATTGACCAATGCGCGGCAACTGGCTATGAAGCACTGATTCTGAGTTTTGGCAGCCATTTAAATATAGAAGACACCACCGCCGCCAATGTGAAACGATGGAAGGAAATTGCAGCATATGCACACAGCAGGCATATTAAAATTGGATGTTACAGTTTATTCAGTTCCCGTTCAATTAACCCGGAAACGGATGTTATTGACCCAAAAACAAACAAACCCGGCGGCGCCTATTTTGGCAACGCGCCCTGCTTTGGCAGCAAATGGGGCCTATGGTACAGGGATAATATTGAACACTTTTTTGAAGTTACCAGTTTTGATATTTTTGAAAACGACGGCCCCTACCCCGGTGATGTTTGCGCTTCAACAACCCACCCCGGCCATAAAGGAGCGGATGATTCGCAATGGCGGCAAATGGAGATCCAGAAAGGGCTTTACCACTGGTTGAAACAACATGGTGTTTACATAAACGCCCCCGACTGGTATTTTTTAGATGGCAGCAATAAAATAGCTTTAGGCTATCGGGAAGTAAATTTTTCGCTGCCAAGGGCACAGCAAAAGATCATAAACCGGCAGAATATTTTTGACGGCACCTGGGATAAATCACCCTCAATGGGTTGGGGCTTTGTGCCGCTTACTCAATACCAGGGCGGCGGTGCTGCGGCAACGTTAGAGCCATTAGCTGATCACCTTAAAGATTATGAACAGCTAATGATGCAATATTATGGAGCGGGTATCCAGGCTTGTTACCGCGGGCCGAGGTTATATGATACCGAAATAACTAAGCAGTTGGTAATCAAAACCATAAACTGGTATAAAAAACACCGGAAGATCCTTAATTCAGATATAATCCATTTACGCCGTGCCGATGGCAGGGACTGGGACGGCATACTCCACGTAAACCCGGCTTTAACAACCAAAGGGTTAATGATGCTTTACAACCCAACTAAAGAAACAATAACACGGACGGTAAAAATCCCTTTGTATTACACCAGCTTAACAAGCTTGGCTAAAGTGCAGCAAAAAGATGGCGCCGTTACAACTTACAGGCTAAACCGTGATTATACAATTGATATTAAGTTTACCATTGCACCCGAAGATTACACCTGGTTTACCTTTGAATAG
- a CDS encoding glycoside hydrolase family 16 protein: MKPLHLTAIAAVLTVASATAQQHQSKKTDTIFFEDFSQKTLDRTRWNVEVTGNTVNDEQQAYVDSASTVYLLNDASTEGAKTALVLKAKYQPGYTSKENKKYDFLSGRINTMHKMEFTYGTASARMKMAAGAGLWPAFWALGNGNWPDCGEIDVMETVGDSSWTSNALHGPGYFGNTPLAYRAFFPAGTDVTQWHVYSVDWTHDSLIFKVDDKVTYTVTRAMVEKYGRWAFDNPKFLILNFALGGGYPGGVNKVKAPYYGISAATVSKIKAGQAKVLVDWVLVTK, from the coding sequence ATGAAACCACTTCATCTAACAGCCATAGCGGCGGTGCTTACGGTAGCATCCGCAACAGCCCAACAGCATCAATCTAAAAAAACTGATACTATTTTCTTTGAAGATTTTAGCCAGAAAACACTCGACCGTACCAGGTGGAACGTTGAGGTAACGGGTAACACCGTTAATGATGAGCAGCAGGCTTATGTTGATTCGGCGTCAACCGTTTATTTGTTAAATGATGCAAGTACCGAGGGCGCTAAGACTGCCCTGGTGCTCAAAGCCAAATATCAACCGGGTTATACCAGTAAAGAAAATAAAAAATATGATTTCCTTTCGGGCAGGATCAATACCATGCATAAAATGGAATTTACCTACGGTACCGCATCGGCACGAATGAAGATGGCGGCGGGGGCTGGTTTGTGGCCTGCATTTTGGGCGCTGGGCAATGGCAACTGGCCGGATTGCGGCGAAATTGATGTGATGGAAACTGTTGGCGACAGCAGTTGGACCAGCAATGCTTTACATGGGCCGGGTTATTTTGGTAATACCCCTTTAGCTTACAGGGCCTTTTTCCCGGCAGGCACCGACGTTACCCAATGGCATGTATATTCAGTAGACTGGACACACGATAGTTTGATTTTTAAAGTTGACGACAAGGTAACCTACACTGTAACCCGGGCGATGGTTGAAAAATACGGTCGCTGGGCCTTTGATAACCCTAAATTTCTTATCCTGAACTTTGCACTTGGCGGCGGCTACCCTGGTGGGGTGAATAAAGTTAAAGCGCCTTATTACGGCATCTCAGCGGCAACGGTAAGCAAAATTAAAGCAGGACAGGCGAAGGTTTTGGTGGATTGGGTATTAGTAACAAAATAA
- a CDS encoding Pr6Pr family membrane protein: MQPITNQSQFLKIKWAFTALAVIVAWFALVLQFTVSIPAYLAAGRSLCSTLVQLFSYYTILSNLLMVICLTFILTAPKSAVGRFFSRQTVLTSIALYITIVALIYNVALRNILHLDGLFKLANELLHVVNPLLFIIYWFAFAPKQGLKYRHVWAWLLFPFIYFIYALFRGEITGDYPYPFLNVLESGYQQVFINALILLPVMWGLGALYVLIARRISKAR; this comes from the coding sequence ATGCAACCTATTACCAATCAAAGCCAGTTTTTAAAAATAAAATGGGCATTTACAGCACTAGCCGTAATTGTTGCGTGGTTTGCTCTTGTGTTGCAGTTTACTGTTTCAATCCCTGCTTACCTGGCCGCCGGGCGCTCTCTTTGCAGTACACTTGTGCAATTATTTAGTTACTACACTATATTAAGTAACCTGCTGATGGTGATTTGTTTAACATTTATTTTAACAGCCCCAAAATCAGCAGTGGGGAGGTTCTTCTCCAGGCAAACGGTTTTAACAAGTATTGCGCTTTATATAACTATTGTGGCGCTTATTTATAATGTGGCCTTACGCAATATATTACACCTTGACGGCCTTTTTAAACTGGCCAACGAATTGCTGCACGTAGTAAACCCCTTATTGTTTATTATATACTGGTTTGCATTTGCGCCCAAGCAGGGGTTAAAATACCGGCATGTTTGGGCCTGGCTGCTGTTTCCTTTTATTTATTTTATCTACGCGCTTTTCCGGGGGGAAATTACCGGCGATTATCCATACCCGTTCCTTAATGTTTTAGAATCAGGATATCAACAGGTATTTATAAATGCACTCATACTTTTACCTGTAATGTGGGGGCTGGGCGCGTTGTATGTTTTAATAGCCCGCCGCATAAGCAAAGCTAGATAA